The Triticum urartu cultivar G1812 chromosome 5, Tu2.1, whole genome shotgun sequence genome contains the following window.
ACTACTGAGAAATAAAGAACAAGGAATCTAATAATATCTCACTACAAAATGACGAAAAAGCATAACAATTACTGAATATTCCACAACACTTGTCTTTGCAGAGTTCACCGTGGGCCAACTTAATGATCACGTAATTAATAACATCAGTCCTGACATTTTTATGCATGAAAAGTCACACGTCAAATGGATTTTCAAGCGAAAATGCATGTATGCGCGTGCACATGTGTAGCTAATGTTCATTCTCTCTTGCCTTATTTCACACTATTTTCAAGAAAGGTTTAGAGCTCTACTATTTTAGTTACATCAACTAGTAGCAATATTGCACTATTCAGTATTCTTGAGAAATTTCATATTGGTCCTCATCATCATGGGCGGCTACATGAGAGTATATGTGCAATCTTTTTTACCCTTACGTTAAGAAATATTGGACCCTTAGATGTCTTAGAACAAAACATTTTAGATCTCATTGTGAGCTATGATTTCCGTATAAAATTGTCTCACTTCTATAGAAGGCATCAAAGGTGAACCCATACCTTAGTGAGAAATTTGTGAGAGGGCATCTAACAATAGGAAGTATGCAATCGGTGTTGCAAATCAAGTGACTGCCAAACAATGGTGTGCATAGGGGCGAGCTAGAGTAGAAGAAGGTGGATGTTGACATGTTGTGAACCATCTGTTAATACGGCATTAGGCGTGGTCGCTTACCACTACATATATATAGCCTGCAATTTTCTTGTTATATTCcagttttttctttctttttttgagaAAGTGTTATATTCCAGTTAGTTGGCAATGGACAACGGTCACATTTGATCAATGACTTTGCCCATTCATAAGAGTCGCTTCATTGAGTGGACCATCTGTTAGCCCAAGGTCCACAATCTCCTTCATAAATCACGAGACCTCTCTAGGTTTCTCACTTGTTCCCTCAATTCAGCTCTTCAGTTTCCCACAAAAAGCCATCTCCTCGAGCTCCATGGTTGTATCCTCTTCGCCTTCGTCACTATGACCTCTCACTCTATCTCATTGTCATCCATTGCCCACCTTTGCAACCATTAGAAGTAGGTAGATATGGAGTTGGAGGTTCACCAAACTCAAGACCTACGATGGATGAGGACTTGGAACCCGACTTGCAAGATATTAGACACCAGTCTCTTTTTTTTGGTAGACACCAGAGTCTGATATTGTAAGAAGTGTACAATAAATAAAGAAATTAAAAACATGTTGTGTTTAAGATTTTTCGAGGCAAATTTTGCATGGTCATACTAGCCCTTGAAATAAGTGGTTTTCTATTATTGCAACAACTTACCATCCGTACTCAAACATCTCAAAGTTAATCTAACAACAATAATAAACTGCTACTTAGGAAAAAACATACACTTAACATGCAATAATTAATCACATATGTGATGATATGCCATGGCCATATGCTGGCCACAGGTAGATCTAGAAAGAAAACTGAAAACCATGGCTGCACAAGAGTAAAACTGACATTTATGCCACAGATCATGTCCTGAAAATGCAGTCTGCCACAGAAGAATTCAACCATTTGAACTACCGTTTCTGATTAAGTGATGTTTATAACATAATAAACAAGCAAGAGCACAATGTCCAAATAAGATCATTTCATGGGGAATTAAGACCCTAGGACTCCAGAGAAGATTCATGTTACCGGTCGCAAATATTAAAGAGTACGGAGATCAACAGGTCACAAgaaatatttaaaacagtacATGGCCAAACACAAACGCATAACACTTAGACTGGGATTACAAGTAGTACAAAATGTGCATATGAAATTTGAAATTAAAATAAGTGTTACAGATTTATGATTGCATGCACTAATACTCATGTGACAAGGTGCACAACATAAATAATGTAGAATTGCTGTAATACAATTTGATTATCACCCTCGGAGATGTGTTACGAATCTACAATGACATTTATGGGACATTAAATTTTTTAATTAATACAAGCACACAAAGATTGTAAAATTTCAAAAACAGATGAATAATTCCTCTGGTGCCATTCAAACTCAAAGCTTCCCTCAGGTGACAACTTCTAATTTGGGCCTGAGGTGATATGGGCTTCATGACGGACGATTTTTTGTGCGAAACTTGTGGTTATCACATAATGCTATTGTTAAAAAAATGCATGAGACTATGATCTCTTTTAACTGTTTCCAGAGGGAAGTTTAAGGCAAATTTAATTATTCATATTCTGCATAAATACATGCAAACACATGTATGGACAAAAAATGTTTCATAAGTAGCGAGGTACGTGAACCCATTATGAGTGCACATCTCATGTCATGAATTGAATAAATAAGAGCGTAAAGTTAACTTGTACAATTTACACAAGCCACACTATGAAATCAATCCCTAGCATAAAAAGTAAATTAAGTGCCATAAAATTAACACGTCAGATCTACCCAACTCAGCAATGGTGGATGCATCCAACAATATATTGGATGATGATTACCCTAACACCACACACTACAAAATTAAAGAAAAAGGCACAGCAATCTTGTTTGGTccatccacacacacacacatgcattaTATATGTCCAAATCAGAGTTGTTGTACATTACCAATCCATGCATCCGGATTACTATGTCACAATGTTACCATGTTAACATCAGGATTACTATGTAACCATCAGGCTTATGGCCATCCACACATTACTTACCAACAAATCAGTGACAAGCCTGTGAGCAGGGGGGCAGGATGTCCACCCAATGACCCCAAAAAATGCAGCATCTGCACTCTCACATGGTCATCAATCAATCAACATGATTCGATGCGATCCAATACGTACGGAGTACACAGTGATGGAATCCCACGCGGTGCACGCCCATATTATTCTGTAATATCACCTTGCAAGGCAGTGACAAATCTTAGCAAACCGCCAACTGTTGCTGTTATGTGCCCCATCCACACACATGCATCAGTAATCAGTGGCACCAGGTCTTTTGTCCAATCAATCCACAGATACTATTATCTGTCCATGAATCACAGATGTTGCATGATTGAACGCCTGTGAGCAGGGGCTGGGGTACGTCCATGGCAACATGGCATATTATTTCCCATCATGGTTGCATATATTGCCCGCTCATTGCCCAAATGGGCGAGTTTTTACCAACATTTTTGTCCTTGTACTTTTTCCAAACAGTGTTTTCAACGTAATGTTATCAATCATACAACTATGACTAACCTAGCCAATGAAGAAAGACACTTGTGCTCCGTTGTAGAGGCTAACTAACTGAAGCTAGTTAGCACAAATGGAATTAGAATAGGTACCCACCCGATTGTGGCAAGCGCCTCCTAATTATAAGTGGGTACCCCACCCCTGTGTGAATACACAAATATTCACCATACAAAGATGTaaatgatactccctccgttcacaaatataagatgttttcgATATTCCAATATGGACCGCATAAGGATTGAAATaagtgaacaaacacactaaacatgtctatatacatccgattCACAAAAATGTTAGAAAATATTATATttgtgaacagagggagtacatgttaAAGAAATCATCCACTCCATTATTTTCATTTTATTTCCACAAGCAGTAGGAGGAGGACGCTCACACATTATGGAATCCCAGAACTTACAGTGATGCAACTCCTCGGTACTCGTTCCATATGGGCCTTTGTCTAACCTAATATCTCTAATCCGCCTATGGCTAATTGGCTAGTAAATTAGAGGCCATTTTTGTGGTCTGAGGTGACATGTGCCAACCTCATCACGGACACTTTGTGCGTGCACCACAAAATAAAGAAGAGCAAGAAATTAATTTATCTACTCTTTGATTTAAAGACTGAGGGCCACTGTGCATTGCAGTCAATCCCTAGTCTAGTCTAAAACACACAGTGCCCTAAACTCAGGAATTGTCTATGCATCTAGCTGCACGATTACCCTGACACCACACATACTCAAAATTCCTACAGAAAATTAAAGAGAAAGGTGTCCATCCACGTGAGCACACGCGCCAAGATCCAACGACAAGGCCCAATAATGAACGCATGGGTGAAAATCATAAGAGGCTAAAAGATAATGGGGCCGCGGCACAGACATTGTTTGTATGGAACTTGGTGCATGATTGATAGTACCACTAATGGCATATTTTTGGTACCATATTTGTCAGGCGCCACTGTTGGCAAATCTAAGCACAtgcatatggaatcatatcctttTTCGGACTTCGCTACACTGTCCTTTAGCCTTTATAAATTTCATGCCAATGATGGACCTTGTCGTTGGATCTGGTGGCAGATGCTGTCTTTGTGCACAGCACAGGGCTCACCAAAGTAAATACTTCTAGAATCAATAAAAGCAACTGGccagtttggtttaacaataaCCACCAAAGCTGTCGATCTGAGTAAAAGAATAATTTAGAATCAATAAAAGAAAGTGGCCAGTTTGATTTAACTGTTTCCATGGAGAAGTGCCATATCAGTAGTTAAAGAGGGGTGTGGGATGAAATAAAACAAAAAAGGCCCCTAATGCACAGTTTCATCTCGCAGTTTCATATGATTACCACAGCATTTAAGTGTTGGGTGGAGTTTCACTCGGTTTCTAACGCGTGGCAAAACGCTCCTAGTGGAGTTTCACTCGGTTTCTAATGCTTTGGAACAGTGTGCACCAAGTTTCAACTAGATGAAACTTATCTCCTATCTCTCCTCATCATTTATGTGCCATGTTGCCATTCTGCTGCTGATGTGTCACCTCATCAAATGGGAATGAAACTCCCACTAGGACCAGCCTTATATATCTTTCATTCCAAAAGCTATTAATTCCAGGAACTAAAATAATCTTCCTACAATCTAAGACAAATTCGACAACACAAAAAGTATTTGTCCAAACTGAAGTGCAAGTTGCTAGCATTTGTATATGTTATTGTGAATAATATCGAAGATAAATAAGTCAGCACATAGTAAGATTATGCAACGGCTAGAGCCCTTTTCATTATCACATTTTAGGTCATGTTAACAGCTAATCAAAAGAGTAGGCAAAAAAGGGTACCTTGCATGGAGGCAAAGGTTCAATGTGGCCGCTGAAGCAATCCAGCTAGTATTTGTCCTGCTTGGTCACAATCATCATCAATTGCCTGTTATTAAAAGAAAAGACTCATGAATATAAAGATATCAGCAGATATACTCCAAGTTAATTTGGTGACTCACAAAAACACACATGGTTAGTGCCAGGCACAAATATATTAATCATGGGCACGAATCTCGAGGATGCCAGATCAAAATTTCAATAATTAACAATATTAAAGAATTATGCATCAAGTTGGATACTCCATAGTGCGTCAATTAAAAAGCAAAGAAGTAATTAGTTAATTAACATGGTAAGTGTAAAATTGTCAGCAGGTCATTCACAATTCAACGTGAACAAGTCGTGGCCCCATAAAAAAAATCATCTCTTCTAACGTTTTGCATATACGGGCTTTTAAAATGTTTCTCAAGTACCGAGGCACACCAAATCATTGTTAGTGCGTACACCACAAGAGCAGAAATTAAATctttactccctccgtcccataatgtaagacgtttttttgacactacactagtgtcaaaaaacgtcctgcattatgggacagagggagtatgacTTAAGACTACAATTCTTGCACCAAAAAGTAAAGAAGAGAAGAAAAAATATGATTTGAGATTAATTTCGGACCACAAAAATAAATAAGAGCAGAAAATTAATTTATATGATTTAAGACTAATATGCATGCACCGAACAGAAAATTAATTTATAAAATTTAAGACTAAAATTCATGCACCACAAATAAAGAGGAGCAGAAGATTAATTTACACTATGATTTAAGACTACAATGAGACGGGCCACTATGCATTGCAGCCAATCCCTAGGGTAAAAACATGCATATTGTACCCTAAAATTATTTTGCTAGATCTATCCAATCCAACCCAGCAATAGCGGATGTATCCAGCAGCATGATTGCCCTGACGCCACATATACTCCATATTCCACCAGAGAAAAGTAGGGAGAAAGGTGTGCACATGCGCCAAGATCCAACGGCAAGGCCCAATAGTGAAAGCAGCATGCATGGATGCAAATCATATGGAAAGGCGAAAAGACAAATGGGGTGCGGCGCAGATCTTGTCTGCCCCTATGGGACATGGTGCACGATTGATATCAGTGATGGCATATTTTTGGCAGCATATCTTTTTTGGGACGTCACAACATTCAGTTTTCTACAATTTTCGGTGAACTATGGACCTTGTCATTGGATCTTGGGGCAGAGTGGCAGACGCACCTTATCTTTCTTAAGACTGTTTGGCACCATACATATTCGCTGCCTCCTTTTGGCACCACTGTTCACACGTGGAATCACGTCCAATGATTCGGATGGTAAGGCCAATCCTGACGTTGCACATCAGGACTACTACTGCAGGCACAGCAGAGGGCCAACCAAAGCTGTCCATCTGTGCACTGGCAAGGACTGATTtatacatctgtatctagacaaatccaagacaacTAATTTCGGGTAAAGGGAATACTAAATAATTTCAGGACCAATACAAGCGTAATTATGTATCACAAGTGATTTGTGTTTCCATGAGTGCCACATCAATTGAAAGGCCCCTAATTAATGCACAACTATGACTGTTTCCATGAGTGTTATGTGGAATTGTGAAATGAAATACATGGTGGAGTTTCACTCGGTTTCCAACGCGTGGATGGGGACGAAACAAACGCTCCAATCAGACTTTCACTCGGTTTCTAATGCTTTTTACGGTGTCCACTGGGTTTCAACTAGATGAAACTCATATCCTCGCTCTTGTAATTTATATGCCATGTTGCTGATGTGTCACCTCATCAAAGGGGAATGCAACTCACACTGGGACTGGCCTTATATATCTTTCATTTATAATTGCTTGTGCCGGAATCAAAGGATTAATAATGTGCGCTACTACAGAACCGGCTATCACCGCCGGGTTTGGAACAGGCAGTGCTAGCCATTGGCATCACTGACAGTTCCCAAGCCAGCAGCATACCTACCTATCAATGCGGGTTTACAGCCCGAACTGGCAGTAATATATAGCCACAGCACCACTGCCAGTTTGAAGCAATGACCGGCAATGATAATCACATTATCACTGTTGAATAGTGATTTAACACACGGTTATGCTAATTTCACAATAAGTAGCTCTTTGTTTCTCTTCGTACAATATAACCTGCCAAATTAAGAAATAACCTTTGAATACAATATTTCAGTTGAAACCATAAAAGAAATGCTTCAATGAAGTCAGCGGGATTCAATAGAAGCTTGAAAATTCCAAAAACTAAAAAAATATTCCTACATTCTAAGACAATTTTGACAACGCAGAAATTAGTTGTTCAAACTGACCTGCATTTTTTTTAGCATTCGGATATGTTATTGTGAATAGTATCAAAGAAATAAGTTGGATAGCAGCACATTGTAAGATTTAAAGGAGCATATACAATGGCTAGAGCCTTTTCCATGATCACATTTTAGGTGACATTACCAGCTAACCAAAAGAGTAAGGGGGCAAAGTACCTTGGAGGCAAATGTTCGTTGTGGCCACTGAAGCAATCCAGCTAGCATTGTCCTGTTTGGTTGGAATCATCATCAATCGCATGTAATTAAAAGAAAAGACTCATGAGCATAACATTATCAGTAGATGTACTCCAGAGTTAACTTTGTGACTGTTGacaaaaagaagattatatcTTTTTATCCTCATTTTTTTGTGATGAAAATCCTGCTCCAGCAAGTAATATCAAAAGACTGAAAACATTCTAATAGATAACTGATCTTTCATCAGGTCAAACCGTGTAAGCAAGCAAgtcaagaggaaaagcattactTTGGATGATATATGCTTCACGCAACCCTCAAAGGAGTTCCACATACAAATGCAAAGCAAAAAAAGGAAATACTTCTCAGAACAAGAATGCTGGATACCCAATCAATATTCATGCCGTGTTTATAGAGAGAGATGAGTAGGAACCCAATTAATTAACATGGTAAAAAGCAAAGAAGTAACCAATTGAACAGCAAAAAGAAGTAACCAATTAATTAACATGGTAAAAACTAAAGAAGTAACAAATTAATTAACATGGTAAAAAGTAAAGAAGTAATCAATCAAAAAGCAAAGAATTAACCAATTAATTAACATGGTAACTGTGAAATTGTTGGAATGTCATTCACAACTCAATGTGAAGTAGTCGTGGTCCCGTGCATTGGCATGGGTTGCATATATACTCAAATAGTAACATAGAAACATGCAGAGAGTATTATAGTTAGAAGTGTCATCTTCTCAATAAGAAATATTATACGGTTTATTGGATGGTCAATAACTTCTTTGGCTTTGCAATGCACGTACGGAAAAGCAAGGAAATAAGTATTTTTCTAGAGATGTTGTGTGACTAGAGTGAATACACGTTACAGCCGTTGAAAGCTCAGCCAGTGGTTGAGAAGTGCACGAGCAGTGCTATTCTGATTAGTATTGACATAATAATTGATGGAGAGCTTGAGGCCACGCTTATATAGATAGAGATGAGTAGGAAGTAGGAACCCAACCCAGCCCAGCCATTGTAGGCTTCCTGATCAGTTGTGTGGACCACATGGCTCTTGAAGCAGCGAACCACTACCTGCAGCTCGCCGGCCTCCATGGCGCATCCACGCCGGCAGTACTGCTCACCGTTCTCCTGCTACTCATCATTCGACTAGCATGGGTGAGGACCGCAACCGCATCAACAAGATTCGGCAAGCAGCAAAAGCTCCCACCTTCACCTCCAGGCAAGCTGCCCATCATAGGCCACCTCCACCTCCTCGGCTCCCAGACACACATATCCATCCGGGACCTCGATGCCAAGCATGGCCGCAATGGCCTGTTGCTCCTCCGCATCGGTGCCGTACCCACCTTGTTCGTGTCCTCGCCGAGCGCCGCCGAGGCCGTCCTGCGCACCCACGACCAAATCTTTGCGTCGCGGCCGCCATCCATGGCCGCCAACATCATTCGTTATGGGCCAACAGACATCGCATTTGCACCCTATGGTGAGTACTGGCGGCAGGCCAGGAAGCTCTTAACCACGCATATGCTCAGCGCCAAGGTGGTGCACTCCTTCCGCCATGGTCGTCAAGAAGAGGTAAGAACTTTTCCTCCTGTGCAGAAATGAATATCAACCGTTAGTTAGTCTGTCACTCATCATCTAACTCTCCGATCGATTGCTGCAGGTGCGCCTCATTATCAACAAGATCCGTGAGGCGGCCACCAGAGGCACGGCGGTGGACATGAGCGAGCTCCTGTCCGGCTACACCAACGACGTCGTATGCCGTGCGGTCCTAGGAGAATCCCACCGCAAGGAAGGCCGGAACAGGCTTTTCAGCGAGCTCACAGAGATCAATGTCTCCCTTCTTGGTGGGTTCAGCCTCGAGAATTACATCCCCCCAAATATGGTAATGGCGGATGCGCTCTTGAGGCTGGTTTCCGTCAAGGCTCAGCGACTCAACAAGAGGTGGGACGACTTGTTCAACGAGATCATCGAGGAACACCTACACCCCAGCAAACCATCATCTGGCGAGCAGCAAGCAGCAGATTTCATAGATCTTCTGCTCTCTCTCAAGGAAGAGTACGGTCTCACTACGGATAACATCAAGGCCATTTTGGTGGTAATAATTACATTCGCAGTTTTCTATTGCAAATAATTGTCCATGTCCTATACTATTGTCATACTAGCTACTATAACATTTGGAGCTGGAGGGAGTATATAAGTAGTATGTTAAGAGTTGCCATGTTGCATATACAGTTAGTACTTTTTATGTGGTGGTGTGATAAACACACACTAAGTTGGATCATTTGATCTTAACAGGACATGTTTGAGGCAGGCATAGAAACATCTTATCTGACGTTGGAATACGGCATGGCTGAGCTCATGAACAACAGACACATTCTGACAAAATTACAGGAGGAGGTAAGATCCCAAGGCAAAAAGTTAGACATGATAACGGAGGAGGACCTTAGCAGCATGGCCTACCTAAGGGCAACCATCAAGGAGACGCTGCGCATGCACCCACCAGCACCCTTCCTCCTCCCACACTTCTCCACCGCTGACTGCAAGATCGACGGATACTTGATACCCGCCAACACACGTGTCCTTGTGAATGCTTGGGCCCTAGGGAGGGATCCATCGTCTTGGGAGAGGCCAGAGGATTTCTGGCCTGAGAGGTTTCTGCAGGATCAAGATGGTGATGTGGACACCCAAATGAGGGGTAAGGATCTTAGGTTCCTGCCATTTGGGTTCGGGCGGAGGATTTGTCCAGGGATGAATTTTGGGTTCGCCACCATGGAGGTTATGTTAGCAAATCTCATGTACCATTTTGATTGGGATGTTCCAAATATGGTGGGTACCGGCGCAGGGGTTGATATGGCTGAGTCGTTCGGGTTAACGCTTCGCCGAAAGGAGAAGCTTCAACTTGTTCCTCAGATTCCCTAAACCTACTATGTGTAAGTTTATTTCGAATGAGCACAAGAataaaggcaaggaataaaatgaCTAATAATGTAGTACTGTTTATCAGTTATTATTactatatactccctccatctcaaaaTAAGTGTCTAAACTTTGTTCTAGCTCTAGATGGATGAGAAGTTAATTTATTACACAGATCATATATGATGTACCACAGGTGCATACATAAAGAATAAAGCAATTTGCATACATTTGAGTGGCTATAGACCTATCAGCCACAGCACGCTGCAGCCACACAGCACGCCCGGAGATGTGGTGAGCAAAGCGCAATGGATAATAAAACTGAAAGCAAATACGGCCTAAACAATATATGTATAGGTAACTAATCATGCATGTATGAACACAGATATAAGCATGTAAACATTATTTCTACAATAAAAAGTGATTAAGCTCAAACTTGAGTTGTCGCAACTCACAAGTTAAGCTGCTGTGTGTCTAAGACAATTAGTAACATCATATCTCCAAGGGGAATCAGTGACGATCACATGTTTGAGCTTACCTCTAGATAAACCATGTGTCCTGCTGTCAGATGAGTTGCCACTGGTTGAGGAACTTCTAGTTGAGTATGGCTAGCGTCATCAGTCATTTGGTCCGAGGCTAGAAAGTTGTTTTCATCATATGACTGGTCCTTCTCTTTGGCCGTGATCAGAGAGGGGAACTGGTCTTGTAAGGATTTTGCACGGGCATAGAGCACCGAGGCCAGAATTGCTCTGCTTGGAGCTTTCTCTGGCATTTCTTGAGTTCTGCAAAATGTGCATCATCTATCATTAGTTCATTATTACTATACCTGTATTTTTTAGGTACGACTGTTAGACCTTTGAATCTGAGCATTGATAGTTGTGGATGACACTAGGAGAGTTGGGACAATTTTCGTTGGTTTATTTCTCACACAATGCCATGCCAACCTGAGGGGTTGGGGATACATACTTATAGGCTGCTAGCCAGCCAAGCATATGCTCAGATGCTACTAAGATGCCAGTCTAAGATGCTAGTCTAAGATGCTGGTCTAAGATGCTATCCTAACTGCCAGTCCTTGATGGTCAGGAACTCTATCCTAACTGCCACAAGGACTATGTGCTGCAGCCCCACAAAGACCCTAGTACACAGACTTATCCAACATTCTCCCCCTAAGTCTTGTACGTTGTCTTGTGGGAGTGTTGATCATCCCGATCCTGGAGCAAAGCTCGAGGAACTTGACCCTCCCAAGAGGCTTGGTGAGCAGGTCTGCGAGCTGATCCTTGGTGTTGATGTAGCTCGCCTCGATGCTCCCTTCTTCCACACAGCTGCGGATGAAGTGATACCTCAACCGGATGTGCTTGCTCCGTTCGTGGAACACGGGGTTCTTTGTCAGGGCCAGGGCGGACTTGCTGTCCACCAGGAGCTGCACCGTTCTGGTGTCTTGAACGAGAAGATCACCAAGCAGTCGAGCGAGCCAAAGCGCCTGAGTGCAGGCGGTGGAGGCCGCTATGTACTCAGCCTCACAGCTAGACAGGGCCACCACCTGCTGCTTGACTGATTGCCAGCTCACGAGACACTTGTCGAGGAAGAGGAGGATCCCGCTCGTGCTCTTGCTGGTGTCGATGTCGCCGGCGTGGTCGCTGTCGCTGTACCCGACGAAGTGTGCTGCCCCCGGACACCTAGGGTAGTGGAGGCCGTGGTCGAGGGTCCCTGCTATGTAGCGGATGATCCTCTTCACTACCTGCTGGTGTTCCGACGTCGGTCGACATAGCCGACGGAGAATGCTAGGTCCGGCCGTGTGTGGGTGAGGTAGCGAAGGCTCCCCACAAGGCATCGGTACTGCGTAGCATCCACTTCCTCCGTCGTGCTGTCGCGGCTCAGTTTCAGCCTCTCCTCCATCGAAGTGAGAGCTGGATGGCAGCCGGTGAGCCCAGCTAGCTCAACGATGCGCTTGGCGTAGGCGGACTGTCGAAGCGCGATCCCGGAGTGATCCTAGTGCACCTCAATCCCTAGATAGAAGGAGAGGAGCCCCAGATCACTCATCTGGAAGGTGGCCTTCATGTCTTCCTTGAATGCCGCCACTTCTGCATCTTTGGTGTCGGTGATCACCAAGTCGTCAACATAGACGCCCACCAGCAGGGCATTTCCTCCATTGCCCCGTCGGTAGACAGCGGCCTCATGCGGGCTTTGCTCGAAGCCCATCTTCTTTAGCGTGGAGTCCAGCTTGGCGTTCCACGCTCTAGGTGCCTGCCgtaggccatagagggccttgcgCAGGCGGAGTACCTTGCCCTCCTGGCCGGGAATCGCAAAACCCGGTGGCTGATGCACGTAGACTTCCTCCTTCAAGTCACCGTTGAGGAATGCCAACTTGACATCCATGTGATGGACACGCCAGCCCTCCTGGGCAGCCAGCGCAAGAAGAAGTCGCACGGACTCCATCTGTGCCACGGGAGCGAAGGCGTCGTCGAAGTCGACTCCTTCCTGCTGCAAGAAGCCTCGGGCCACCAGGCGAGCCTTGTGCTTGATGATGGCGCCGGCTCCATCCCTCTTCAGCTTGAACACCCAATTAAGGGTGATTGCGCGATGACCACGGGGGAGGTCAGCGAGCTCCCAGGTGCGATTTTGCTCGACCGCATCCATCTCCAACTGCATCGCGGCGCGCCATGCCGCATCTCTCTCGGCCTCTGCAAAGGACCGTGGTTCGCCGTCCTCACACGCGAGTTGTAGCTGCGCCTCCAGGTCACGTGGCATCAGTCCCGACACCGACTGGTCGCCGAGTAGATCATCCATCGTGCGATACCGCAACTGTTCGCCTCCATACCACGCGTCGACCCGCTCCTTGTCGTGAGTGAGCGGGGAAGCGAACTTCATCGGGTTGTGCTCTGCGTGAGCTGGTGCTGATGAAGACGAACCCGGAGTGGTGACTGCCGGGGCTGGAGTATGCGGCGTCGCCAGTTGTGGTGTCGTTAGCGTAACGGGCACCGGAGTCGATGTAGTTTTGGGGGCCGGGGTAGACGTGCCCGGCAGAGAGGAGCTGCTTGCTCCCCCGGCTTCCTTGAAGTGAGCGTACTCGACAATGAAGTCGTCATACATCGGCGtcgcgccgtcgtccaccgccttgtcCCATTGCCACCCTCGCCCTTCATTGAACACAACGTCTCGCGCCGTGCGCACACGCTGTGTCTTTGGGTCGAGGATGCGGTAGGCCTTTGAGCCCTCCGCATAGCCGATGAAGACTCACGGAGTGCTCCTGTCGTCGAGCTTGCCGATGTGGCCAAGCTCCTTAGCGAACACAAGACAGCCAA
Protein-coding sequences here:
- the LOC125506870 gene encoding indolin-2-one monooxygenase-like, giving the protein MALEAANHYLQLAGLHGASTPAVLLTVLLLLIIRLAWVRTATASTRFGKQQKLPPSPPGKLPIIGHLHLLGSQTHISIRDLDAKHGRNGLLLLRIGAVPTLFVSSPSAAEAVLRTHDQIFASRPPSMAANIIRYGPTDIAFAPYGEYWRQARKLLTTHMLSAKVVHSFRHGRQEEVRLIINKIREAATRGTAVDMSELLSGYTNDVVCRAVLGESHRKEGRNRLFSELTEINVSLLGGFSLENYIPPNMVMADALLRLVSVKAQRLNKRWDDLFNEIIEEHLHPSKPSSGEQQAADFIDLLLSLKEEYGLTTDNIKAILVDMFEAGIETSYLTLEYGMAELMNNRHILTKLQEEVRSQGKKLDMITEEDLSSMAYLRATIKETLRMHPPAPFLLPHFSTADCKIDGYLIPANTRVLVNAWALGRDPSSWERPEDFWPERFLQDQDGDVDTQMRGKDLRFLPFGFGRRICPGMNFGFATMEVMLANLMYHFDWDVPNMVGTGAGVDMAESFGLTLRRKEKLQLVPQIP